GAGAGTTCCGAGACGTGGATCAGCCCCTCGACGCCCGGGGTCAGTTCCACGAACGCACCGAAGTCCGCGATGCGGGTGACTTTGCCCGTAATCCGGGCGCCGGCCTGCACCTGCTTCGTGTACTCCTCGAACGGGCTGACGGTGAGCTGTTTCATGCTCAGCCCGATCTTCCGCGCGTCGAAGTCGATGCGGTTGATCTTCACTTCGACCTGCTGACCGATTTTCACGAACTCGGACAGGTCGTTGACCCGCTGCCAGGAGAACTCCGACGCGGGGATCAGCCCGTCCGCGCCGCCGAGGTCGACGAACGCGCCGAACGGCTTGATGCTGCGCACGATGCCCTTGAGCACTTGGCCTTCCGCGACGTTCTTCCAGAATTCCTCGGCCTTCGCCTGCTTTTCCTTCTCCTGAACCGCGCGGCGGCTCACGATCAGGTTCCGTTCTTCCGGGTTGACTTCCGCAACCATCACCTTGATGCGCTGGTTCACGAACTGTTCGATGTTCTCGACGCGGTACAGATCGAGCTGGCTCGCGGGGAGGAACCCCTTGATCCCAGCAACTTCGACTGTGAGGCCAGTCTTGTTCTTGTTCGTACCGGTGACGCGGGCCTCGACGATCATGCCGTAGGTGACCTGTGACCAGTCGTGAACGACCTGCGTGGACCCCTCGCGCGTGAGGATGAGCAGCCCGTCGGCGGAGTCGTAGTGGTCGATGTCGAACTCGACCGCTTCACCGACCGCGGGCTTGCGGCCCTCGAACTGTTGGAGCGGGAGCACGCCCTGGCTGCGCCCGCCGGGCACCTCGACGAACACGTCGTTGCCGTGAACGCCGACGATCACACCGGTCTTCTTCCCGCCGCCTACGGTCCCGGCCGCGCGGGGCTTTTGCACCGTTTCCACGGCCGCGACGGTCTTGGACACGTCGAAATCGCCCATCGCTTGCGCGAGTTCGTCTTCGATGAGCTTGTCGAGTTCGCGGGCGTTGGGCTTCGTGCTGCCGACGTAGAGTTGCTGCGGCGCACCGCCCGGGTTGTACGGCTTGTCGCTGCGGTTCGGGCGATCGCCCCCGCGATTCGGTCCCCCGCGGTTCGGGCCGCCGGGGCCACCCGGGCGCGGGCCACCCGGTCGGGGCGGACCTTTACCCGCGTAGGGCGCTGGTCCACCCGGCTTCGGCGCGTTCGCACCCGGGGCGGGCGGTGTCGCGGCGCTGGCGGGCGTTACGGGCGCAGCGGGTGTCGCGACCGGCGGGGTCGGTTGATCGGGCGTCGGGGAGGTATTTTCGGTGCTCATCTGCATTTCCTCACTTCTAACGGTTGAACCTATCAGACCGGTTCCAGCGCGACAATGTGAAGGTGAGTGACCGGACCCCGTTGCGCCTCGTAGAATCCGGTTCATGTCCAACGGCAAGCACAGGAAGCTTCGGCTCGCGATCGAGACCGTGGTCGCGATCGTGATCGTGATCGCGGTGGGGTGGAGTTTCCACAATACCCTGAAGGGGATCGAACCCGGGACGCTCCCGATCCGCGTGCGGGTGGAGCTGCTAATTCCGGCCGGCGTGTTGTACCTGCTCGCGCACCTGTGCTGGTCCACGTTCTGGGTGCGATTGCTGCACAGTCAGGGCGTTCGGGTGTCGTGGTGGGTCGGGTTGCGAGCGTACTACATCAGTCAGTTCGGGAAGTACATCCCGGGCAAACTGGCCGTGTTGGTGATGCGCGTCACGATGTTACGGCTCCACGGAGGGCGCCCGGTGTCGGTCGCCGTGACCGCGACCTACGAGACGCTCACGAGCATGGCCGCCGGGGCGCTTTTGGGCGTACTGTTTTTGCCCACGTTGGGGGTGCTGCCGCCCGAAATTTCGGGCCGCACGACGCTCTTGCTTGCGGTCGCCGCCCTCCCGTTGGGGCTGGCGGTTCTGAACAAACTCGCGGTCCGAATCGCGGAGAAGCGGCGCCCACCAGACTCGCCGCCGTTGCCGTCGCCGTCCGTTCTGCTTCTGGCACAGGGACTCGTTCACGGTGCGTGTGGATACTGTTTGTTGGCACTTAGCTTGGGTTTGACTGTTCACGGGCTGCTGCCGGACGCGCCGGGGTGGGGCGCCAAAGCGTTTACGATGGACCTGGCCGCGGTCGCGCTGTGCTACGTCGCGGGGTTCGTGATCGTGGTCGCGCCCGGCGGACTCGGTGCCCGTGAGTTCGTGTTGCGGTGGGCGCTGGCCCCGCAGTTCGTGTCCGCACTGGGTACGGAGCACGCGGGGCAGGTAGCCATTGTGGTGGCCCTCGCACTCCGCTTGACGTGGACCATTGCGGAAGTCGTGGTCGGTCTTTTACTCTACGCGAAGAAGCCCGCTCTCCCCCCACCAGTTCGTCACGACGAAACGATCCCGATTCACCACGAGAAGTCGCATGCCAAGCCGTGACGGACACGAAGACCAACCTACCCCCCCGTCCCCCCTCCCTGAAGGGAAGGGGGAAAGCCAAAGTCAACCTAACCCCCTAACCCCCTTCCCTAGGAAGGAAGGGGGAACGGAACCAAAAACAGGAATCGACACGCCGCGAGCGCCGGTTTTAAGCCCCTCTCCTTTTGGGGGAGGGATTGGGGAGGGGTTGCAGCCACAACCTACCCCCGATCTCCTCTCGTTGGTGATTCCCGTTTTCAACGAGCGGGAGAGCCTCGTCGCGCTGCACGCGGAGATCACCGAAGTCGCGCAGAAACTCACCGAGCGCGTCGAGATGATCTTCGTCGACGACGGCAGTAAGGACGGCTCCTGGGGCATCGTGTGTGATTTGGCTACCAAGGACGACCGCGTGCGCGGGATCAAGTTTCGGCGCAACTTCGGTAAGGCTGCCGCGCTCGCTGCGGGGTTCTCGGCGGCGCGCGGGAGTGTCGTCATCACGATGGACGCGGACCTGCAAGACGATCCGCACGAGATCCCGCACTTTTTGGACGCGCTGCGGGGCGGGTTGGACGTCGTGAGCGGCTGGAAAAAGGTTCGACACGACCCCTGGCACAAGGTGTTCCCGAGTCGCGTGTTCAACAAATTCCTGAGCGTGCTGACCGGCGTTCACCTTCACGACCACAACTGTGGGATGAAGGCGTACCGCGCGGAATCGCTCCGGGAGGTTTATCTGTACGGGGAGCTTCACCGGTTCGTGCCGGTCCTCGCGACCGCACGCGGGTTCAAGGTGGGCGAACTCGTCATCCAGCACCGCGCGCGAAAATTTGGCAGTTCCAAGTACGGCTGGAAACGCTTTATCAAGGGTGCGCTCGACGTGACCACCGTGCGGCTGCTCACCGGCTTCGGGCGCCGTCCGAACCACTTCCTCGGTGCGTGGGGGCTGACGTTCGGGAGCGGTGCGGTGTTCGGCCTGCTCCTGTTGCTAGCGAACCTGTTCCTGCGGCTGATCGACGGCACCCTCGGTGCCGGTCCGTTCACGCAAATGGTCGTGTTGATTCTGTCGGTGGGTTGTGGTCTGCTCGGTGCCCAGTGCTTGCTGGCGGGTTTGGTGACGGAAATGACCGTCGCACGGAAGTGGCTCGACAACGACCCGTACAGCGTCGCGGAGCACACACCAACCAAGCAGGAAGCTCGCTGATGGCCGCTGAACCGTCCGACATGCGCCGTTCGGCGTTCCTGCTCCTGGCGGCCGCGGCCGTGGCGATCGCCGCCGCGAAGACCGTTGGCGCGGAGAACGTGGTCGAGCCGAGCCGGTACAAGGCCGCGGAGAAGGGCGGGTACGGCGCTGAACCGGACCGCAAGTGGCCGGACACGCGGCCGGACCCGATACCCACGTTCAGTTCCAACGACAAGTCGCGCTGGGCCACCGTTCGCGCGCTCGTTCACGGCCGCACGTTCGTGATCGGCAAGCGCACCTATCCCGACCCGAAAGACCCCACGAAGTACAAGGACGAGGGCATCGTCGCGGAACCGGCCTACAAGAGCCTGGACATCGTGATGAACCCCGAAACGAAGGAGTTCTATTCGAGCAAGCCGCCGCTCATGTCGGTGCTGGTCGCGTGCGAATACTGGCTGCTCAACCAGGGGTTCGGGTGGGACATCGGGAAGGACCGCTGGCTCGTGATCCCCGTGATCGTGCTCACGTGGAACGTGCTTCCCTTCCTGGTGTACTTGCTGCTGATCGGGAAGCTGCTCGATGTGACGGGTAAGACCGACTTCGGGAAGCTGCTCGCGTTCGCGGTCGCGTCCGTGGGAACATTCCTGCTCACGTTCACGGGTACGCTAAACAATCACCTGCCCGCGGCGTACTGCGTCCTGTTCGCGAGTTACCCGTTGTTGCGCGCGGTCGCCGAGAACCGCGATATGACGCCCGCGGGCTACTGTGGGTGCGGGTTCTTCTCGGCAACCGCGGCCACGTTCGAGTTGCCGGCGCTCGCATTTTTCGCGGCGCTCTTCCTGACGCTGTTCATCGCCCGGCCGCGAAGTACCATCCTGTTCTTCGTCCCCTGTGCGGCGTTACCGTTCGCGGCGCTGTTCGCAGCCAACTACGCGGCGCTGGGGAAGCTCCTACCAGCCTACAGCGAGTTTGGTGGCCCCTGGTATAATTTCGAGGGCAGCCACTGGGCGAAACGCGGCACGCCGGCCGCAAAGGGCATCGATTTTAACGACGAGCCGACAACGGTTTATGCGTTCCATCTCACACTCGGGCACCACGGGTGGTTCAGCCTGACGCCGGTGTGGTTGATCGCGTTCGTCGGGTTGCTGGTCATGGGAATCAAGAGCGCCCCCGCGGTGCAGAAGCTCTTTACCAACAAGAAGGGCACGGGCTGGACGCCGGAACTGTTCGCGGCGATGACGCTGGTGGTGTCGGGGACGGTGTTCGCGTTCTATTTGACGCGCGTTCAGAGCTACAACTACGGTGGAAACACGAGCGGCCCGCGATGGCTGTTCTGGCTGATTCCCCTGTGGGTACTCGCGATTCCCTCCGCCGCCGATCGGCTCGGGCGCAGCGAGGCCGGGCGCCTATTGTGCGCAGCGCTGCTGGGTTTCGGTGTGCTGAGCGTGTTCTACCCCGCGTGGAACCCGTGGCGCAGCCCGTGGATACTGCAAATGATGGAGTACAACGGCTGGGTGCGGTACTAAAAGTTGTGCGGGGAGCGTTGTAGTAACGTCGGGCACAGCCCGACCTACCGAAAACTATGTGGGGATGTGTTGTAGGTCGGGCTGTGCCCGACGCACCTTTTGGCGGTTTCTCGCGCTTTGCCAGATTCCGGCCGGTTGAAGTGGCCGGTCCGGAATTATTAGCGGATGTTAGTAACAGGCCGTGATTTATTCGCGGGCGCGGTTCGCGCTCGTGCCGGGGTGAAGAACCGCGCCCATGAGTGAACTAGCCAACGATCCGCCGCTGGTCACGCGACCCGAACCGGAAGTCGCCCCTCTCGTCGTGCGCCGGCCCCCGAAACCGGGGTTCATCGAAGCGGTTCTGTGGTGCGTGATCTTCATTGCGACGCAGATGCTCGGCGCGATTGTGGCCGTTACGGTCGCGTTCACGGCTTACGCGCTTGCGGCGCCGGACCCGAAGGCGTTTGTGGACGAGCAGTTTACCGCGTTCGGGAAATCGGTCGACCTGAAGGCCGAGGGGGAGCGCCCGCCGATTCCCTTCGAGTTCGGGCAGTCGCTCGCGTGGGGGATGCTTGCCGCGCAGGTCGTCTCACTCGGTCTGATTCTGCTCGTAGTCCCACGCCGGATCGGGCCGGGCTGGAAGCAGCAAATCGGTGTGCGCCGACCGTACTGGCTCCACATCGCGCTCGTGCTGCTGCTCGTGCCGGGCTTCATCGTTATGTCGGACTTGATTCAGACCGTGTTCCTCACGCTCACCGGGATGAAGCCGCCCGCGGCGATGAAGACGCTCAACGGCGTGTTCGGTCAGTTCCCGTGGCCGCTTACGGTTCTGGCGGTCGCGATTGGGCCGGGCCTGGTCGAAGAACTTTGGTGCCGCGGGTTCCTGGGGCGCGGGTTGTGTGCCCGTAACGGTGTGGTTGTGGGGGTGTTACTCACGTCCGCGCTGTTCTCGGCCATGCACCTCGACCCATCCCAACTGGTCGTGATCGCTGCGATGGGCGCGTACCTCCACTTCGTGTACCTCGTCACGCGCTCCATTTGGGCGCCGATCCTGCTTCACGCGATGAATAACGGTCTCGCGATCTTCCTCGCCCTCGCCATGAAACCGGGGAACGAGCAGGGGGAAATCGTGGTACCGGCGATCGTTCATATCGCGGCTTTCGGGTTGATGGTGTTCGGGAGTGTGGCGCTGTGGACGAGTCGCGCGGTGCCTGAACCCGATTCGCCTGCCGAGGAGGGGGGCGAACCGGACGCGCCGGATATTTACGTGCCGCCCGCTCCAGCGGGCGCGCGGTTCGGATACGCGGAGGTCAGTCCGGCCGCGCTGATGTTCACGGTCGTGTCGTTTAGCACGCTGATGTACCTCGGGTATCACTTTTCGCGCTAAAATCGCCCCGGTTGGGGGTGCTCGGGGCGGCAAAGGGCCGGTTCTGGCTTGCACCTTCTTGTCTTTGTCTTCTATGGTGAAGGAAGTCGCCTCCCCAACCCATGCCAATGGCTCAACCTCCCAGTGCGTTCCTCGTCGCGCGCCGCGACGACGGTTTCGGTGACGTGTTCCCTTTGCACGAGGGGACGCGGTACAAGCTCGGCCGCGCGCCGACGAACCGCGTCGTTCTGCGCGACGACCTGTGTAGCCGCGAGCACGCCGAGGTCTTCGCGGCCGAGGGCGGGTGGTTCGTGCGCGACTTGGGGAGCCTCAACGGGACACACCTGAACGGCGAAACGCTCCGCACGGACCGCGCGCTGCGGCCCCTGGACGAGGTGCGGGTCGGTCGCACGCGGCTCCTCTTTATCGAAGAGATGAGCCAGTTGCCCGACCTGCCCAAGTCCGCGATCAAGCCCGTGGAGAAGGTGGACGGCCTCGAGATCCGCAAGCGCCTGAGCCAAACGCGGTATCAGCAAACCGGCGCGACCAACGTGCCCGAGCCCGAGACGGTGCGGGTGGACGCGCGCGTGGCCCCGCCACAAGCGATCGGCGTGCTGTACCGGCTCGCGCTCGACATGGCCGCCGCCGCGGACACGGGTGAACTGTGCGCGCTTGCGGTGGACTCGGTGTTCCGCGCGACCCCGGCCGAGGTCGTGGCCGTGCTCGCACTGAAGGAGCCGAAGGAACTGGAACTGTTGACCCACCGCGTGCGCGGGGGCGGGCCGGCCACGTACCACAAGGTGTCGCAGTTCGTCAGCAGCGAGGTGCTGTCCGGCAAGCAGGCTGTGCTCGCCGAGAACGTGGCCGCGAACCGGATGCTCGCGGACCGCGACAGCATCGCGGAACTGAAGGTCGCGAGCCTGATCTGTGCACCGATCGTCTTCGACGACAAGGTGCTCGGGCTGTTGCACTTGTACCGCACGCTGGGGCACTCGCCGCTCAACACGGACGACCTCGAGTTCACGCTCGCGGTGGCGCGGCAACTCGGTACCGCGTGGCACAAACTCACGCGGCAAGTGAACCTCTCGGCCGAGAACCGCAGCCTGCGCACCCAGCTCCGGATCGAGAGCGAAATCGTCGGCGGGAGCGAGCCGCTACGGAAGATCGAGGGGCAGATCGCTCGCGTGGGCGAAACCCGGGCCACTGTGTTGATCCGCGGGGAGAGCGGGTCCGGCAAGGAACTCGTCGCCCGCGCGATCCACCAGAACAGCCCGCGGCACGAGGGCGCGTTCATCTGCTTGAACTGCGCCGCACTCACCGAAACACTGCTCGAGAGCGAGCTGTTCGGCCACGAAAAGGGCGCGTTCACGGGCGCGACCGAGCGCATGGTCGGGAAGTTCGAGGCCGCCGACAACGGCACCATCTTCCTCGACGAAATCGGCGAGATGGCGCTCACCACGCAGGCCAAGTTCCTGCGCGTGCTGGAGGGGCACCCGTTCGAGCGCGTCGGCGGGAACGTGGCCATCAAGGTCGACGTGCGCGTGGTCGCCGCGACCAACCGGCCGCTCGAAGAGGCCGTGCGTGCGGGTACGTTCCGGCGCGACCTGTTCTACCGGCTTCAGGTGGTGCAGCTTGACGTACCGCCACTGCGCGAGCGCCTGGACGACGTACCGCTCCTGGCCGAGCACTTCCTCAAGAAGTTCGTCCGCGAAACCGGGCGGAAGATCAAGAGCTTCACCCCCGCGGCGCTGGACAAGCTCCGGACGTACCGCTGGCCCGGGAACGTCCGCGAACTGCGCAACGTGATCGAGCGCGCAGTGGCGCTCGGGATCGGTCCGCACCTCGACACCGCAGACATCTGGCTGTCCGAACTCGACGTTGGCGCGCCCGTCGTGGGCGTAGCCGCTTTTGCGTACCGGCCGGAGCCGCTCGACGATGTCGAGAAGCGGCACATTCTGGAAACGCTCAAACACACCGACTGGAACAAATCAAAGGCCGCGACCATTCTCGGGATCGAGCGCTCTACCCTGGACCGGAAGATCGAGAAGTTCGGGCTGGTGAAGTAACTCGTGCTCGGGGCACGCTTTGCTCGAAGTGGCTCAGCCTGTAGGTTCCCCGATGACGATCGACTTGGTCCCGCGATCCTGTCCGGGCTTCCCGAACGCGATCGGGAGGTGGGCCAGCACCACCGCCCGTACCTCAACTACGACCACCTCTAAGTCGGTCCAAGGGGTACCCGCTTTTCCCCTTCCGCCGTAGGTCCGGTTCCACGGACGGAGGGCCGCGAGGTGCGCACGCAGGTCTTCGAGCCGCCGCCAGCTCTTGCCCTTCGTGGACCAGCGGTAGACGATATCGATCCCCGTCCCGCGACTCTGCTCGCGCCCCTCCGAGAACAGCCCGTCCGACTTCCGGCGCAGTTTGTAGTAGACCTCGGAGAGGCCCGCAGCGTCTCGTTGTTTGGCGGCGTCCAGTGGCCGGTCGTGTTCGTCGAGCCAGTCCGCAAGAGCGGCACGAGCAGTCGTGTCGTCGGGGTTCGCCTGAACGAACGCGACGAGTCCGGCTTCGTCCGGTGACATCGGGGCCGCGGCGCGTGCTTTTGCCTTTCTTTTGGCCACTCTCGCTCCTCTGCCAAGCAGCGCGACCGGCACAACTACGCTTTGCCCCTCAACTTCTCAACGAACTTCTGCAAGTCGCCGGGGAGCGGCATCGACCAGTGCAGGTGCTCGTTGGTGGCGGGGTGCTCGAAACCCAGTTCCGTGGCGTGGAGCGCGAGGCGCGGGGCTTCGCTCTTGTCGTCGAACACCTCGCCGTTGGGCCTCTTCACGTACACCTTGTCGCCGCACACCGGGTGCCCGGCTTCCGAGAGGTGGATGCGGATCTGGTGCGTGCGGCCCGTTTCGAGCCGGCACGAGAGCAGCGTGTAACCCGGGAGCCGCTCTTCCAGCGCGATGTGCGTGACGGCTTCTTTACCCACGCCGGTGAGCTTCGTGCTTCCGCGTCGGCCGTCGCCGCGGTCCTCCACCAGGCGCGAGCGGATCGTTTGTGCGCTTAGAATGCCGGGCACTACGGTGAGGTAGCGCCGGACGACGGTGTGCTTGCGGAACTGGAGCCCGAGTTCGCGCTCCGCGAGCACGGAGCGCGCGAACACCACCAGTCCGCTCGTTTCCTTGTCGAGCCGGTGGACGATCCGCAGCCCGTTCAGGTCGCGCGGCGCACGGTTGAGTTGGTGGGCGATGGCCCACTGCGCGAGGTCCTGGAGCGTGGGGTCGAGTTCGCGGCGCTGTTCGGACCACTCCAGTTCCGCGGGGTGCCGGACGGTGTTCACGCCCGCGGGCTTCTCGACCACGACCACGTGTTCGTCGAGGTGCCGGACGACGAGCCGCTCCGGGTGCGCGGCGCGCGGGAGCGGTTTGGGGTGCTCCAGGAGTACCACGACCTCGTCTTCCTTCACGCGGCGCGCCTCGTCCGAGCAGATCGCGTCGCCGACCTTCACGCGGCGCGCGGCGATGAGCTTGCGCACGTCGGTCCACGACGGCCCGCCGAGCCGCGACCGCAGCACCTTCGCGAGCGTGAACCCGGCTTCCTGCGGGGCAACGGTGAATGGGGGGAGTGCGAACGACATCGCTATTCCTCGGGCTCCTCATCGTCTTCGGGGGTGCCGACATCCATATCGGACCAGTCCTCGTCCGGATCAGGGATGTCCATGAACCCGCCGCAGTGCGGGCAGTTTTCGGTCGTTCCCATCTTCTGCGCGGGCCAATCGGACGACTTGCCGCAATCCTCGCACACCGCGGTGACCGTTCCGGTGCGACTCGCGCGTTTGTCCTGGATGGCCTTGAACGCGGCCACCGACTGCGCCGCGCCGAGTAACTCCAGTGCATCCTTGATCTTGGAGGGATCGGTCACCACGACCGGGAACTCTTCGATCGGCGCCTCGTCGCTCATTCCGGTGAGCGCAGAAACCGGCGCCGGGGGTGGCAACTCGATCTCGGCCGCGATGTCCTTCGACGCGAGTACCCGGATTACTGCTTCCGCCACCTGCGAGTTCGGGGCAACGAACACCTTCCGTGATTCGGGTTCATCGGGAGCGGGATCAGCCATCGTGCGTCTCCAGCGATTGCGGCGGTTGCAGCTCGTGTCCTGGTTCACTCGTGAACGGGGAACCGGGTTTGGTGAAGCACCGACGCCTCCACCGCAACTCCCGCGTTCTCCGACCACGCGACCGGACCAAGAGTTACTATACCTCCCCGGTGAGAAGCGACTTCCAATTTGGTCAACGACGTTCGTGAACCGAATGCGGCGCGGCCCCACTTTCCAACTCCAGATTCCGCGCCGACGCCTCTTTGTGTGGCTAACAATTGCTAACATCTCGGGAAACGGGCCGCCAGAATCGCACTTTCCCTCGCGAAAAATGACATATCTCGTTCGCGACGGCTAACATTTCCACCGCGTCATCCCAGTCGTTGAGGGATCGCACATGAACGCCGCATCCAACCGGACATTTCGCTATGATTGGTATTTTACACCACATCGATTTGTGGAACAAAGTTTATTTGTGGAAATAAGATCAGTAATTGAGCGGAGCGGTTCTGGAACAAGATCAAGCAATACCGGCGCGTGGCCACTCGGTGCGACAAGTTGGACACCTGCTACTTGGCGTTCATCCACTTGGCCGCCGTACTCGTGGTGTTAAAGCAACTCGGGACTGCCCAAACGCCCTAGTTCGGGTCGAACCCTTGCGGGGCGCTAGCGTTGCGGGGTATTCTCTTTCCATCGTTTCCCCCTACGAGTCCGTCATGACCCGTTACCTGACCTTCGTCGCTCTTCTTACTGCCGCCGCGCCGCTCGCCGCTGAGGACAAGGACGCGCTCTATTTCCCGACCAAGCAAGGAACGAAGCTCGTTTATGAAGTCAGACGCACGGCCCCATCGGGAGGCGAATCGACAGGGGCTCTCACAGACACGATTGTCACGGTCGAAACGAAGGGCGATGCTTTCCGCGTGCTGATCGTCCACTCAAGCGGTCCCGGGAAATCCGGGAATTCGCTGTGGGAGGTTTCCAGCAAGGGGCTCTTCGCCGTACCCGCGAAAGAGGGCGACCCAAAGGCGGCGGAGCTGAAGCTGCCCGCCAAGGATGGGGACACGTGGACCACGGAATCAAAGGGTGCGGAGGGCAAGACGCGGACAACCACTTACAAAGTCGGGAAGGAAGTGGTTGTCGAGGTTCCGGCGGGCAAGTTCAAGACGATTCCCGTCGAGACTGTTGTCCGTGATGGTGATGACGTGGTTAGGACGACCATGAACTGGTACGCGCCCGGTGTCGGACTCGTGAAGCGGAGTAACAAAGTGAACAAACTCAACACCGAAAGTGTAATGGTGCTGAAGGAGATCAAGCCGGGTAAGTAAGAAGTAGCGCGGACCGGACCCGATATAGCGTGCATGTATATCTGCATCCTGAACAGATCGTACTCAAGCCCTTTGCTGGTTGCGATCTCTAGTCCTGTTGCGCGGGTATCGGACCATATCTCTTCCGCTGCCATAGAAGCAGTGGAAGAGGCTTGCTCTAAATCTTCCGCGGTTATTATCCCCTCGGCGTATTGTTCAGAGGCGAGTAAGGCCGCAGGCCCTCGCGCATCTGTGAGAAGTGACTGAACGCGCTCACAGCAAGCACACGCAAATATTCATAATTTGCGGCTATTGGCCTCACCTCCAAGAAATTTTAGTAGGGGCAGTGGGTTCTCACACGTAAGTCATTCCGCTTCGGTCATCGGCTGCTCCCGTTCGCCGCTATTTCTTGCCGAGCACCAAATCGACGACCCAGCACCCACGCACGTGCGGCCCTGGACCGCGACAGTGGCTCAGCACATCTTCGTTGTTGCACCCGGCATCCTGAAGGGCGTCGGCCAGAATCGGCATCGCGCTGAAGTCACGCGACTCATACATCTGGGATGCAAGCGCAACGGTGGTTGACGTATGCCACAAAGGGGAGGGCGTGACGGGGCGGAACGGGTTCCCGAAGATGCACCGGAGCCAGGTCGCTTGGATACCGTTTTCACGAAGCTCAACCGAGGCGCGTGCGTTGTAGTCAGGGATCGTATCCTCTGAGTATGTCTGAATTTCTGTGAGAGAGGTCGCGGTGACGGTGTGGTAGGATGCGATGGAAGCATGCCTTTGTGCATTTTGCGGTGCTTCGTAGTCAAGTAGAGTCACTTGTGCAGCCTGCGCAGCTT
This region of Gemmata massiliana genomic DNA includes:
- a CDS encoding 30S ribosomal protein S1 → MSTENTSPTPDQPTPPVATPAAPVTPASAATPPAPGANAPKPGGPAPYAGKGPPRPGGPRPGGPGGPNRGGPNRGGDRPNRSDKPYNPGGAPQQLYVGSTKPNARELDKLIEDELAQAMGDFDVSKTVAAVETVQKPRAAGTVGGGKKTGVIVGVHGNDVFVEVPGGRSQGVLPLQQFEGRKPAVGEAVEFDIDHYDSADGLLILTREGSTQVVHDWSQVTYGMIVEARVTGTNKNKTGLTVEVAGIKGFLPASQLDLYRVENIEQFVNQRIKVMVAEVNPEERNLIVSRRAVQEKEKQAKAEEFWKNVAEGQVLKGIVRSIKPFGAFVDLGGADGLIPASEFSWQRVNDLSEFVKIGQQVEVKINRIDFDARKIGLSMKQLTVSPFEEYTKQVQAGARITGKVTRIADFGAFVELTPGVEGLIHVSELSTQRVRRVRDVIEEGQTVIVEVLSMDAATRRIALSLKKIASEEEAAAEAAEQAEHEADLKAAEEAMANRPVNPNLRGGIGSTIKFDKQ
- a CDS encoding lysylphosphatidylglycerol synthase transmembrane domain-containing protein; translated protein: MSNGKHRKLRLAIETVVAIVIVIAVGWSFHNTLKGIEPGTLPIRVRVELLIPAGVLYLLAHLCWSTFWVRLLHSQGVRVSWWVGLRAYYISQFGKYIPGKLAVLVMRVTMLRLHGGRPVSVAVTATYETLTSMAAGALLGVLFLPTLGVLPPEISGRTTLLLAVAALPLGLAVLNKLAVRIAEKRRPPDSPPLPSPSVLLLAQGLVHGACGYCLLALSLGLTVHGLLPDAPGWGAKAFTMDLAAVALCYVAGFVIVVAPGGLGAREFVLRWALAPQFVSALGTEHAGQVAIVVALALRLTWTIAEVVVGLLLYAKKPALPPPVRHDETIPIHHEKSHAKP
- a CDS encoding glycosyltransferase family 2 protein, producing the protein MIPVFNERESLVALHAEITEVAQKLTERVEMIFVDDGSKDGSWGIVCDLATKDDRVRGIKFRRNFGKAAALAAGFSAARGSVVITMDADLQDDPHEIPHFLDALRGGLDVVSGWKKVRHDPWHKVFPSRVFNKFLSVLTGVHLHDHNCGMKAYRAESLREVYLYGELHRFVPVLATARGFKVGELVIQHRARKFGSSKYGWKRFIKGALDVTTVRLLTGFGRRPNHFLGAWGLTFGSGAVFGLLLLLANLFLRLIDGTLGAGPFTQMVVLILSVGCGLLGAQCLLAGLVTEMTVARKWLDNDPYSVAEHTPTKQEAR
- a CDS encoding CPBP family intramembrane glutamic endopeptidase yields the protein MSELANDPPLVTRPEPEVAPLVVRRPPKPGFIEAVLWCVIFIATQMLGAIVAVTVAFTAYALAAPDPKAFVDEQFTAFGKSVDLKAEGERPPIPFEFGQSLAWGMLAAQVVSLGLILLVVPRRIGPGWKQQIGVRRPYWLHIALVLLLVPGFIVMSDLIQTVFLTLTGMKPPAAMKTLNGVFGQFPWPLTVLAVAIGPGLVEELWCRGFLGRGLCARNGVVVGVLLTSALFSAMHLDPSQLVVIAAMGAYLHFVYLVTRSIWAPILLHAMNNGLAIFLALAMKPGNEQGEIVVPAIVHIAAFGLMVFGSVALWTSRAVPEPDSPAEEGGEPDAPDIYVPPAPAGARFGYAEVSPAALMFTVVSFSTLMYLGYHFSR
- a CDS encoding sigma 54-interacting transcriptional regulator; translated protein: MAQPPSAFLVARRDDGFGDVFPLHEGTRYKLGRAPTNRVVLRDDLCSREHAEVFAAEGGWFVRDLGSLNGTHLNGETLRTDRALRPLDEVRVGRTRLLFIEEMSQLPDLPKSAIKPVEKVDGLEIRKRLSQTRYQQTGATNVPEPETVRVDARVAPPQAIGVLYRLALDMAAAADTGELCALAVDSVFRATPAEVVAVLALKEPKELELLTHRVRGGGPATYHKVSQFVSSEVLSGKQAVLAENVAANRMLADRDSIAELKVASLICAPIVFDDKVLGLLHLYRTLGHSPLNTDDLEFTLAVARQLGTAWHKLTRQVNLSAENRSLRTQLRIESEIVGGSEPLRKIEGQIARVGETRATVLIRGESGSGKELVARAIHQNSPRHEGAFICLNCAALTETLLESELFGHEKGAFTGATERMVGKFEAADNGTIFLDEIGEMALTTQAKFLRVLEGHPFERVGGNVAIKVDVRVVAATNRPLEEAVRAGTFRRDLFYRLQVVQLDVPPLRERLDDVPLLAEHFLKKFVRETGRKIKSFTPAALDKLRTYRWPGNVRELRNVIERAVALGIGPHLDTADIWLSELDVGAPVVGVAAFAYRPEPLDDVEKRHILETLKHTDWNKSKAATILGIERSTLDRKIEKFGLVK
- a CDS encoding TIGR02996 domain-containing protein, yielding MAKRKAKARAAAPMSPDEAGLVAFVQANPDDTTARAALADWLDEHDRPLDAAKQRDAAGLSEVYYKLRRKSDGLFSEGREQSRGTGIDIVYRWSTKGKSWRRLEDLRAHLAALRPWNRTYGGRGKAGTPWTDLEVVVVEVRAVVLAHLPIAFGKPGQDRGTKSIVIGEPTG
- a CDS encoding RluA family pseudouridine synthase, which codes for MSFALPPFTVAPQEAGFTLAKVLRSRLGGPSWTDVRKLIAARRVKVGDAICSDEARRVKEDEVVVLLEHPKPLPRAAHPERLVVRHLDEHVVVVEKPAGVNTVRHPAELEWSEQRRELDPTLQDLAQWAIAHQLNRAPRDLNGLRIVHRLDKETSGLVVFARSVLAERELGLQFRKHTVVRRYLTVVPGILSAQTIRSRLVEDRGDGRRGSTKLTGVGKEAVTHIALEERLPGYTLLSCRLETGRTHQIRIHLSEAGHPVCGDKVYVKRPNGEVFDDKSEAPRLALHATELGFEHPATNEHLHWSMPLPGDLQKFVEKLRGKA